The genome window GTGAAACATTTACAGCTTGCATCATTCTGCGCATGGTTTGAATTTTTGCCATGATAATTTGGTCAGAATCAAAATTAGGACGGTTTTGTTCAACAAAAATTCTAAACTCTCTTGCAGAAGATGGGCTTCTTCCATATGCAAGTTCAAATAAAAAGCGCCAATTTCTTTTTTCATCCCAGCTGAAAAAACTAGCAAAACCCGACTCTAAGGATTCTCGCACCCCATCCATGATATCTTTCACAGAAAAATCACTAGAAGTGATTACGACGGGTTCACAAAAATGCAAATATAACTCACTACGAAACTCATCTTTTTCTGAATAATCTATAACTGCTGGTTGAACTACAACGGTAAAGTTTTCATCTTTGCATCTACTCATCGCTTGTAAAGCCATCCGGGCTAAACCTGTTTTTAACTGGAAAATAAAAGGTTCATCGTGACTGACCCCTTCAGGGAAAATAAGAATACTATCTCCCTCTAGTAAAGCATCTCCAACCTTTTGAAAGGCTTCATTATTTGCTTTTGCGCGCCAGTCGGCTTCAAAATTTCCTTGTTCCAACATTTCTTTTTGGGCTTGAATATCTTTTTTGATGTCTTGCAAACGAGTTACTGGAATAGCTCTCGTCAATTTCAAGAATTGGCGCATTACGGGAATGTCCCAAAGCGTATGTTTTGCAAGCGGTCTAATTTGTACAGGTGCAAGTCCTAACATAACAGCCGGATCAACTATTCCGCTAGAATGGTTTGAAGCCCATATTGAACTTCCACCTGTATAAGGTGTTCCTGATATACAAATTCTTTTGAAAAAAATTCTGCAAAGTATAAAAGCTAGAAATCGAATCATTATAAGATTTGCCTCTAGTGTTTTGCTGTGATCTAAAATTGAGTATATTGCCATACTGGACATTATTAAATGTCAAATTCACCCATTGGAGACAGAATGTCAATACAATCAAATTCAAATAATGCTAAAGGTAAGAAAACTATTCAAATAAATAGTCCTCTAAAAGTTGTATCGAACGTTAGAGGTGATGAGATTAAAAATATTATTATTTGTTTACATGGTTTTGGCGATAATGCTGCAAATTTTGCTTCTTTAGCAAATGAAATAAATATTCAAAATGTTCTTTGGCTTTTTCCACAAGGGCCAAAAAACTATCCTATGGGCTTTGATGGAGCACAATGGTTCCCACTTTTTAGTGATCCTACTGAAGAACGAAGAAATTCAGAAGAATTAGTTTTACAACTTCTCAATGAAGCCATTGAAGTTTGCAAGCTTGATTATTCAAAAGTTTTTCTTTTGGGATTTTCACAAGGAGCTGCTTTAGCAATTTATAGTGGTTTAAAATTAAAAGAAAAACTCGCTGGAATTTTGGCATTAAGTGGTTTTATTTTTCAAGCACATACGATTAAAAATGCTTATGCAGGAAAAGTAATAGATACACCTATGCTTGTTCTGCATGGAAATCAAGATCAAGTTATTTTTCCTGCAACATATTATGATATGTTGGATTCATTAAAAGATTTAGGTGTGAAACGGTTAAGAAATAAAATTTACAGTAATATGGGGCATACAATTTCTAGCGAAGAAATTAAAGATATAACCAAATTTATTGAGGAAAATCGTTGAATAAAACAAATATTGATATTGAAAAAACCATAGAGTTAGAAAAAGCAAGAATACAACTAGAAAATCGTGATATAGTTGGTATGAAAGCTTATCTAGTAAGTTTAGAACTACCTGAAGACAATCCTGTTGAAATTCAGGAAAGCTTACAAGAATTAGGAGCTTTAGTAAGAACGCTTGGTGACGAATGTCTCGGCGTTTCAGTTCAAAAGAAAAATAAACCTGTTCCAGCAACTTATATAGGCTTAGGAAAAGCAGAAGAAATTAAAAAATCTTGTCAATTGTTACAAATTGATTATGTTACCTTTGATCAAGAGCTTTCCCCAACACAAGTTAGAAATTTAGAAAATTTAATAAACAAACCAGTCTTAGATAGAACAAGTATTATTCTCCAGATTTTTAAAAAAAATGCGCGTTCAAAAGAATCAAGAACTCAAGTCGAAATAGCTCACTTAGAGTATATGGCTCCTCGGTTATCAAATGCTTGGATTGCATGGGAAAGACAAAGAGGAGGAGGTGGTGTTGGTGGAAGAGTAAAAGGTTCCGGTGAAACACAACTTGAAATTGATAGAAGACGCATGAAAGACAAAATCGCTTCTCTCAAAAAAGATTTGGAAAAAATCCAAAAAGAAAGAGAAACGCAAAGAAAAAATAGATTAGATGAATGGAATGTAGTTTTAGTTGGATATACTAATGCTGGAAAAACCACATTAATGAATGCTTTAACTGAGAGTCATTTGTCTGCTAAAGATTCTTTATTTGAAACTCTTGATTCAAGTGTAAGAAAAATTCGCGGCACAAATAACATGAATATTCTGATAACCGATACAGTTGGTTTTATCAGAAATTTACCTCATGGATTAGTAGCAAGTTTTCGTAGTACTTTAGAAGAAGCTTGTAAAGCTGATCTTATTTTGCATATTGTAGATATTTCCAATAAATCTTATAAAGAGCATATTAAAGTAACTGACGAAGTACTACGTCAGGTAGGAGCATCTGACGTTCCAAAAATAATAATTTTTAATAAAATTGATGCTATTAAAGGTGAGCCACAATTGGCTAGAATACTAATGCGTAGTTATCCAAAAAGTATATGCATATCTAGCCAAAAAGAAGAAGATATAAAAAAATTTAGAGAAACTATTGTACAGTTTCTTGCACTAAATATGGTAGAAAAAGTTTTTAATGTGCATTATGAAGATTCTAAAATGTTGTCATTAATTTATTCTCATACTCGAGTATTAGAAGCAAAATGGACTCAAGATGAAGGAATATTTAAAGTAAGAATGTCAAAGAGTATTTATCAAAGATATTTTGTGATTAATAAAGCTGAGGAAAATTTGGAATGGTAGAGAAAAAAGAGGATAATAAAATACCTGATAATATAAAAAATAAAATAATGGAATTAAAGATTATCGAAACTCAATTGGGGCATTTACCGCCTGAAAATTGGAATGTAGGTGATTTATACGCAAAATATGATAATAATAATTATCAACAAAGTTTAACGCAATTAGAAAAACAAACAGAGTTATTATTTTTGGAAATATGTGAATCTTTAGACAAATTAAATTATTCATATCCTTCTATAGCAAAAGAAATTAATGCAATTATTAATTATGTTGGTGGTCCGAAATATTGTAATGAAGAAGAAGTAAAACAAGTTCTTGGAAAGTAAAAATGCAAAAAAAAATTCCGGATTATTTTGTTGAAAATCAAAATATAAAAGAAAAAACCTATTATAAAATGGGTGGTATAGCTCGTTACTTTTCAACTCCTTCAAATTTATTTGAAATTCAGCAAACTATTTTGTGGTGCCATTCTCAGCAGTTACCTTGTTCGATTTTAGGTTCTGGTAGTAATTCTGTTTATTCAGATGAAAATTTTTCAGGAGTTATTCTTTCTCTTGAAAATTTAAATCATTGGTTTTGGGAAACTGATGAATATTTATTTGTTGAAGCAGGTGTTACAAATACTGAAATTGCAGAAATATGTATGGTTGCAAATAGAGCTGGTGCTTCGTGGATGTTTAGAATGCCAGGGCAAGTTGGTGCATCTGTTAGAATGAATGCTCGTTGTTACGGGGGCGAGATATCTCAAATTGTCAAAAATGTATTAACTATAGATCATTATGGATATATAAAAACTTATACTTCAGAAGAAATATTTCAGGGATATAAATTAACAACACTTATGCACAAACCAGAAATTGTCGTTGGAGTGAGATTATTTTTTCCAAATAAATTAGCTGCTGAAAAACTGTTAAAACATATGCTTATTTGTGAAGAAGATAGGCACAAGAAAAAACATTTCTTTTTACCTAGTTGTGGCTCCACATTTAAAAATAATTATTCAGTAGGCAAGCCAAGTG of Pigmentibacter sp. JX0631 contains these proteins:
- a CDS encoding 1-acyl-sn-glycerol-3-phosphate acyltransferase, translated to MIRFLAFILCRIFFKRICISGTPYTGGSSIWASNHSSGIVDPAVMLGLAPVQIRPLAKHTLWDIPVMRQFLKLTRAIPVTRLQDIKKDIQAQKEMLEQGNFEADWRAKANNEAFQKVGDALLEGDSILIFPEGVSHDEPFIFQLKTGLARMALQAMSRCKDENFTVVVQPAVIDYSEKDEFRSELYLHFCEPVVITSSDFSVKDIMDGVRESLESGFASFFSWDEKRNWRFLFELAYGRSPSSAREFRIFVEQNRPNFDSDQIIMAKIQTMRRMMQAVNVSPAQLVWGDNNYKKRNFFWVMIRHGWFYLFVSFPIETLGTLVWVLPAKICERLAKKSTSDRDVRATMKIAHGMWFFPLWAFLMSSIFTYFAGGYLPQINKIVLWVAFLILTPTFLALSLIVQESINFFPGFLRLAKLRFFFPRGWYELMKEWREISDGVMQKIKDSEEQNLKNKSLNK
- a CDS encoding prolyl oligopeptidase family serine peptidase, encoding MSIQSNSNNAKGKKTIQINSPLKVVSNVRGDEIKNIIICLHGFGDNAANFASLANEINIQNVLWLFPQGPKNYPMGFDGAQWFPLFSDPTEERRNSEELVLQLLNEAIEVCKLDYSKVFLLGFSQGAALAIYSGLKLKEKLAGILALSGFIFQAHTIKNAYAGKVIDTPMLVLHGNQDQVIFPATYYDMLDSLKDLGVKRLRNKIYSNMGHTISSEEIKDITKFIEENR
- the hflX gene encoding GTPase HflX, producing the protein MNKTNIDIEKTIELEKARIQLENRDIVGMKAYLVSLELPEDNPVEIQESLQELGALVRTLGDECLGVSVQKKNKPVPATYIGLGKAEEIKKSCQLLQIDYVTFDQELSPTQVRNLENLINKPVLDRTSIILQIFKKNARSKESRTQVEIAHLEYMAPRLSNAWIAWERQRGGGGVGGRVKGSGETQLEIDRRRMKDKIASLKKDLEKIQKERETQRKNRLDEWNVVLVGYTNAGKTTLMNALTESHLSAKDSLFETLDSSVRKIRGTNNMNILITDTVGFIRNLPHGLVASFRSTLEEACKADLILHIVDISNKSYKEHIKVTDEVLRQVGASDVPKIIIFNKIDAIKGEPQLARILMRSYPKSICISSQKEEDIKKFRETIVQFLALNMVEKVFNVHYEDSKMLSLIYSHTRVLEAKWTQDEGIFKVRMSKSIYQRYFVINKAEENLEW